TCGTTAGAACTTTGAAATTCAAAATGGACTTAAAACATAAAGTTGTTCGTTCACAACGATCACTCAGCCATACGACACGTTTTAGGCAACTAATCAATCGTATTAATATCAAACTGTCCGTCTTTAACatttaatattaagtattttttacgaAGCAAAATAACCAATAGAATGATATTCGTAGATTAGATTTAATTCTCGTCTCTTAACTATCTAACTGTCACTGTGTAAGACAGATCTACATTCCATTTTATACTATTCTAGTTACTATACTTCTTATACTGTCATGGTAAGcgatttttacaatatttatatacttatatttgtgtattttggAATTAAAATATCTTGGTTTGTACGACAATAAATTGTCCAACAATTGGCCAGTATTCTTCGAGCCTAGGTACTAAAATGTTCATGTAATAAGTCTGCATTCGAAGGCAGCATTGAATAACAAAAGTCTGACTTTTTATATGTGCCGAGTTGTATCTCACAACACATACAGCAgtgatatttatgtatattcgtCCGAAAGAGATGGAATCTCTTCTAAAGGCTGCTATTGAAACATTTGACTGCTAAATTTTGACGACACTGTCTCAACAAAAAAATGTCGAAAACGACTTGGTTTTAAATCAATTATTAACATtcctttttatataataaactgcATTGCAGTAATTTTATACGTAATATTGTGAAGTAATTGTAAAGCGTTTTAACAGTATCGAACAATGTTGCTCAATACTCcttatttattatcttatcaATACACTATGTGAAGGTTAACCCCGTCGGACCCGAAAGGTTGATCAAGGAACATGATCAAAAACTGAAAGAGatttgaaaacatttatttttgcctTGATATTGCAATAAGTTCTCTAAAATTTAGAATTTTCTGTGTATTCATCATCTGTGCTATTCTGATTGTGAGGCGGCTATTGTGTCGGCAAGTCCAAGGTGCCAACACAAGCTTTTGACTTTCTCTTAACTTCAAAAAGTTAAATAGAACACCTTCACGGGTCGGATGGGGCTTTCTAATATATGGTATAAGTATTATATCGAATTTATAACGTACATATATCGAATTTACCAATATTTTAGCCATTTCGAAGTAGTTGTGtcacttttaaaatgaattctatttattatgaactttatgggaaaataaacattttaaactcaTAGTTGTAAAGACGATTCAATTATATTTCGGGCTATATTATTTATCTACCTTCAAACGATTTTGTCTACGTGTTTAAAAAACCGATCTGTCCTGTTTTAACCCTATGTTTTACAACGAAAATGGTGATTTGATGCTCTTAAGCTCTCTAAGTTgtgattataattattgtttaagtTTTAAAACTTCCACGTTCTTAATTACTTATGTCGATGTcgaaaaatgttataattttttcgTACACTTTTCAAACCTATTCGTATTTACTTACATAGATAAAAATTTggggttttaaaataattcacgCGGAATCTGGGGGACTTGATGGTATTTCTGTCAAGTCAAATATTTTTCGACATCGGTATTTGTAATCTGATTTTAGCCCAATTTAGCGACTACTCATTTTAAAGATGCATTCTGTGACCGTCAATATCAAAAGATTGAGCGAAACTTGTTGTTTGATTTTcatgattttaaaattgttctTATGATTAGCCTAAGTTTTTAAAAATCCGTCATGTCTTACAATCAATTTCACCACGTGTATCTCATAATATTCATATATGCAAGAcggaactgttttattttgtgtattttttattgaagatcagtacattttttatgtatatatttgGTAATGTCACCATGACTATGTGCTCTGTTTATACTCAAataccttttatatttttatattttagctttactaagataataaattataacttttgtaTGAATATTGTTTCATTTACTGCCCTTATATTTCGTTTACTGCCTAGATCTCAATGTCaggcatttataatattgaaacATTGGCTAGTTGCAGCCCTGTCATAAATTAATGTGAGTAGAGAATACTCTAGCTAACTATGCCTCTGTAGCTGAGAGCAAATAAAAGTCATAAGAAAATGTTAACAAGACACTATAAAGTAACAGGTAGGTATAAATAACATCTAAATTCTTAGCCACCACATGCAGCTGCGGATCCTGTTGTACTCGCTGAGTGCCTCGGTGGGCCCGATGGCCACCACCACGGGGCAGCGGTTATAGAAGTACTTGTTGCACGTCGCGCGCACCTGCGACACCGTCACGCGGTCGATCGCGTTCATCTGCTGCAGCAGCGACGGCCGGCACCCGTAGTACAGCGTCCACCGCCCGATCTCCATACACGTGCCCAGGGAACTCTCCGTCCTCGACAATATCTTAGCCTTCAGGAAACACTTCGCCCTCTCCACCTCCGACTCAGTGACGCACACACTCAGGTACATGAACTCGTCCTGTATCAACGCCATCATGTATTCTTGCGACATTATCTTGCTGACAAAGTGCACGCCGAAAAGGCCGCAGTCTTTATACGTGATGTTGAATGCTTTGTAAGCGTCGCACATCTCGTGGCAGGAGGCCTCGCGGGCTACCCGCACCGGGTGCGACCGCCCACCCGGCTGCGACCTGTCCCACCCTCCTATGATGTACCGAGCTATATCCATTACTATTTTGTCGTCGTCGCATAGACACGGAGCCTCGACAGCTATCAGGACGTGCGCGGTTGGCATGGAGTCGTCTCGGTAACGCACGTCGGACCCCGTGTACCTGTAAGCGTCCATATCGATGCACTTGAGCGGCTCCAGCTTGCCCATGAACGAGTTAGCCAGTGAGACTATATGGTCGTGCTTGATCCCGCCCACCGCGGCCAATACCGTCCTGCACGGATCGAAGCACTTGGACAGGTACCGACAGATGGTAACGTCTGTAAAGTTGTATAAGTTTGAGCTAGGTCCCATCACAGTTTGAGCCAGCGGTGTGCCCTGGAATGCTGAGCTGTGAAGGTAATCATACAATAGCTGTTTGGGATTCTTATCGTGGGATAGCATCTCAGCATAAACAGTTCTCTTTTGATACTCGATTTCGTTTGGGTTGAAAGAATTATTATAAATGCAGTCGGCGAGTATCTCAGTGGCGAGGGCAGTGTCCTGGGAGAGACACTGCACGTAGTAGACGACCAGCTCACGCGACGTGAAGCACTTGAAGCGAGCGCCGAGGCACTCCATCTGTGCCTCAAGGTCTTGTCTGGTTCGGGAAGTCGTGCCTTTAAAAGCGATATGTTCGAAGAAATGTGCTATTCCATTCTCGAAGCCGCTCTCGTACCTGGAGCCCGCGTCCATGAAGAGGCCGATGCAGCTGTTATAACACTCTCGCTCCTCGGTGACCACCGTGAGCCCATTGTCCAGTTTCGAGTAGAGGGTGCCCGGGAGATTTTGTAGGAAATGTGTAAATGGTGCCGGATACGTATGCTGTCTGGTAAACGATTTCAAGGGTTTCCATACTCTTGTTAACAGGCCTATTCCGTTCATCgttatgttataaaaatatcacaagGACAGTGCTTATGTTTAGAGATTTGATTGAAGGATTGACGTTTCTTTAGTGAGACCATAGCATCATAGCATCCATTTATAGACAGAAGGTCGAATATGATTAAGAAAGCAGGATTTACTTACAGCATGTGTGTCTACTGTTATCCCTATAAAGAGTCATTTTCGCTAATTTTATTAAGTGAATCATTAAACCCTTCTGAGATTGTGATTGTGACTGCATCCGTGTTAGAGGACGAATAAAAAGCTATATAGTTAGATAGTGGTAGGAATCAACTGGCTCAAACTACGCAACTAGTGAGTCCAACATACGTACTGTATGTAGTTATAGGCACAGCTATTTGCTTTGTGCCGAGCGCGCCCAGTTGACTTGTTTTCTCGTTCAGTGAGCGATTTCACACGACCCACTCACGCCGTATTATTTAGCTTTACGTGACAACTGACACGGCTTAATTCACGTCGCCTACAGTAAAATGTTGGCGGTAGTGTCTTATTGGTCTAAATTGACTTTGACTCAAATggtacttataataatattgtgtttgGTTCTTTCATTTTCAAGGTAAATTAGAAGTTATTCTATATTCGTGTGTGCTGAGCACCGGTTGCCTTGAGGCTAGGGAAAATTTATCGAAAGCAGTTAGTCAGAATTAAAATCAATGTATATAATATTCATCTACATTCAAGAAAATATGTACGCTTATGTACTCtttgatattatatttatcaatattaaaAGAATTCAGAAAGCTACCTTTCCAAAcaacgatttttgatttaaataaactGATTCAAAAAGTCAATCATTTACACGTGTAAGAATATTTGAATACCTCAAAAATGTTAGAAGGTAAAAGTGTGGAAAATATGGGTTTTTAGAAACACctatagaaattaaaaaatatataattataaaatatatataggaAGAGTAGGTACAACGgtgttatttttgaaaatgttatgaTTAAGTAGTAGAAATAAagggcttttttatttttttatgagtcGTTTAATGAGAACATACATAGgcatttctttaaaataaaacacgatAGCTAAACGTATGAAattgttagttatttatttatttgttggatATCTTTGGAAGACGCCTCGTCACGGCGCTGTCACACCAGTCACATTGCACTTGGGCTGCCGGCGGCCGCGGTCTGCTCACGTGGCCATTCGAGAAAGTGTGTCTCCCATTCCTGAAACACCCATACTAATTATGTTTACAGCTCACAGAatccaaaattaaaacatttgaattctaatctatacttctataccaatattatttAGGAGAGAACTTTGCTTGTTTGCTTGtaatagataaactcaaaaattactggaccgatttcgaaaattctttcaccattacaaAGCTACATTGTCTGCGAGTAACGTAATTAACCACCGTAGAGTATAGGCAGAGTGTAGAGTTTTACCCCGTTgcgggtagtagttcccacgggacgaaGGAGAAattcgttagtttataaatttaccgtatgacgtcggaaattgataaatttacgaaaatgtggacgtaaaatattacaatttatctcccgtttagaatcttacgaaagtttataaacttcctagtaaattgataaacttacggatcttgttattttccggtgacagaTATAAGTCGTATTTACTTAGCTAGACTTAattaatatatcgggtgtgtcgttcataatcacattaaatgaaatgcagtAATAGATATATtggttaatatattatgttgattaacacaaagaaaaaggaaaaatgaaaattatgaaaacgaaaaaatgactcctgtggctaaaccactgaatggattaggttattttttttacaattcgccatagaatatcataaattatatgcggtaggatttaatgtgattatgaacgacacaccctgtagaGTAGTTACgcagtagtagtagtagatcTAGGTAATAAAAGGCATTTTATACACTTTTTGGCAAAAAAATTATGACCTTAGCTGTACTATCTGCTTTAGATACCTATTTACATTGGGAGCGGAGGAGTTATTAAACTAACATGGGATTTCGTTATTTGCACGTTCCGGTTACTAGACGCCGAGGCCAGTATAGTTGGGTAAAATGAGCAGATCTTATAAGTATTACTAATTACAAAAGGCCCTAGTGGGGTCAACCAGGGCTGAAGCCTGCCGGTACTGATGGGTTTTTCGAAAGAGTTGTATGTAATGTAAAGTTACTTTTTtgtcaataaacattattttattttagttaaagtggcttaagaaagaacatggtgggtttttgtCAGTGAGTCTAacactcacgctgcacccacagcgttaggggtcatttgatgataacccattagtaaaaaaaacggccaagtgcaagttggaatcgcacacgaagggttccgtaccattattaagaaaatgagaataaaattacgtttgtcgtatgggagcccccaaaatatttattgtattctagttttgagtatttgttgttatagcggcaacataaatacataatctgtgaaaatttcaactctctaactatcacggttcatgagatacagcagacagcagacagacggacggacggacggacagagaagtgaaaacaatagggtcccgttttaccctttgggcacGGAACCCTAAACAAGGTGATACCTGGTTCTAAAATCTTCATACATCCTGTTGTATTTAATGACGCGGAACAAAGACCGTGGCGTGGCTGTCGTTGGCGGTTGGGTGGTTCTAACTGGAACCTGGAAGGTCTCACTGGTGTGAAAGTGGATGAGTCGAGGCGGGGCCCTTCGTCGAGGCACCTCCGTCAGTGGAATCCGGACCAGTGGCGCGCTGAATAATGGCATGCATAACACAAGCAGTGCTGACGTGCATACTCCGAGCATCCCACGATCAGGTCACCTGGAAGTTTCACATGTGGTAATGTAGCCCAGAATATTTATATCCATTTAAAACATTTAGGTAAACAATTTATTTGCTACACAAACACACGTTACATTACCAGGAcaacaaacagaataaaaaaatgatgtGTAGCAGGAgactcaggggcccgattctgctaagttagtAATGTCaacattgaatagaaattgaatcgcaatagcagttttaaccgtaGCGGGCtcctgctactaatataagaccaatcgtattccaacgacattcgattggtttgcgattggtctgccattttggtctatacggtagtttgctctacaatcatattggaatcgtaaatcatttgcagacaatatgattcattattgaatcacagaaacggatgaaaacgtttatttaacagaaaaaaaaatagcggaataccacatgcgcttcaatcgtaattgagtcgtgataggatctcagtcggatgtgaatcgtatgtcgcttaagtaaaattagtag
This window of the Helicoverpa zea isolate HzStark_Cry1AcR chromosome 31, ilHelZeax1.1, whole genome shotgun sequence genome carries:
- the LOC124645258 gene encoding cytochrome b-c1 complex subunit 1, mitochondrial-like; the encoded protein is MNGIGLLTRVWKPLKSFTRQHTYPAPFTHFLQNLPGTLYSKLDNGLTVVTEERECYNSCIGLFMDAGSRYESGFENGIAHFFEHIAFKGTTSRTRQDLEAQMECLGARFKCFTSRELVVYYVQCLSQDTALATEILADCIYNNSFNPNEIEYQKRTVYAEMLSHDKNPKQLLYDYLHSSAFQGTPLAQTVMGPSSNLYNFTDVTICRYLSKCFDPCRTVLAAVGGIKHDHIVSLANSFMGKLEPLKCIDMDAYRYTGSDVRYRDDSMPTAHVLIAVEAPCLCDDDKIVMDIARYIIGGWDRSQPGGRSHPVRVAREASCHEMCDAYKAFNITYKDCGLFGVHFVSKIMSQEYMMALIQDEFMYLSVCVTESEVERAKCFLKAKILSRTESSLGTCMEIGRWTLYYGCRPSLLQQMNAIDRVTVSQVRATCNKYFYNRCPVVVAIGPTEALSEYNRIRSCMWWLRI